From Vitis vinifera cultivar Pinot Noir 40024 chromosome 5, ASM3070453v1, the proteins below share one genomic window:
- the LOC100258983 gene encoding protein ACCELERATED CELL DEATH 6 isoform X2 produces the protein MVISIQPTIPFFEGKGYDTWSIKMRTLFISEDLWELVDKGYVEEEIPRDAMRDVRKNDAKALFFIQQAITESIFPQISKATKSKEAWDTLQTKYQSTSLVAAQDGDGSQTDIPVMDDSVYEAAAKGDIDVLKKIPESEFHAQLSPKHNTILHIASEFARQGHLEVVEALINAAREPTLDIETGPGPHKVMLRMKNKGKDTALHEAVRYRNYGVVMLLIEEDPDFTYGANDSGITPLYMAVEGGFTAAVKLIIEKSSTSPSYNGLMGRTALHAAVICNDIEMTKTILEWKPDLTKEVDKNGWSPLHYAAERGCDPEIVRLLLEKSEKSVAYLRSKDGKKTALHIASFHHHTKIVEKILSHSPGCREQVDDKGNNIFHFAMMKEGDDDFNPSSYFFNYWLRSRGLVNEKNAQGNTPIHLLSLNQILDFRFVWNYKVDKKAYNNEDLTAYDIILRDKEDISEEKDRIQSWLEAVTTGRISSFWEKETKRQEIEQERKEYISQLQKQGETHLIVSALITTVTFAAGFTLPGGYKEDDGQAILSKKAAFRAFVVTDTIAMVSSLCAVFLHFLMTLHKRGKFLEKHLLWAFSLTMVGMGAMAIAFATGLYAVLPHSSGLSVLTCILCSCFFLSIAVEYCKFWRGTISEWMFG, from the exons ATGGTTATCTCAATCCAACCTACCATCCCATTTTTTGAAGGAAAGGGATATGATACTTGGAGCATAAAGATGAGGACTCTTTTTATCTCCGAAGATCTGTGGGAGCTTGTGGATAAGGGTTATGTAGAAGAGGAAATTCCAAGAGATGCTATGAGAGATGTACGAAAGAATGATGCCAAGGCAttgttttttattcaacaaGCAATCACAGAGagtatttttcctcaaatttcaaaGGCAACGAAGTCTAAGGAAGCATGGGACACTTtgcaaacaaaatatcaaagcaCAAGCCTG GTTGCAGCTCAAGATGGAGATGGCAGCCAAACTGACATCCCAGTCATGGATGACTCTGTGTATGAGGCAGCAGCGAAGGGCGACATTGACGTTCTGAAGAAAATTCCAGAGTCCGAATTTCATGCCCAATTAAGCCCAAAGCATAACACAATACTCCATATTGCAAGTGAATTCG CAAGGCAAGGGCATTTGGAGGTCGTGGAAGCTCTTATAAATGCTGCAAGAGAACCTACCCTAGATATTGAAACTGGGCCTGGACCACATAAGGTTATGCTGAGGATGAAAAATAAGGGGAAAGACACAGCCTTGCATGAGGCAGTGCGATATAGGAATTATGGGGTGGTGATGTTATTGATTGAGGAAGACCCCGATTTTACCTATGGTGCTAATGATTCAGGTATCACTCCTCTTTACATGGCTGTGGAGGGAGGATTTACAGCCGCGGTGAAACTAATCATTGAGAAAAGTAGTACTTCGCCTTCTTACAATGGCTTAATGGGTAGAACTGCCTTGCACGCTGCTGTAATATGCAATGACATAG AAATGACAAAGACAATACTGGAATGGAAGCCAGATCTCACCAAAGAAGTAGATAAGAATGGATGGTCTCCACTTCACTATGCTGCAGAGAGAGGTTGTGATCCAGAAATAGTGAGGCTATTGCTAGAAAAATCAGAAAAGAGTGTAGCCTACCTTAGGAGCAAAGATGGGAAGAAGACTGCCCTTCATATTGCATCTTTCCACCATCATACAAAAATAGTAGAGAAGATCCTATCTCACTCTCCTGGTTGTCGGGAGCAGGTTGATGATAAGGGCAATAATATTTTTCACTTTGCCATGATGAAAGAGGGAGACGATGATTTTAACCCTAGTAGTTACTTCTTCAATTATTGGTTAAGGTCGAGAGGACttgtaaatgagaaaaatgCTCAAGGAAACACACCCATCCACCTGCTCtctcttaatcaaattttagATTTTCGGTTTGTATGGAATTATAAAGTGGATAAGAAGGCGTACAACAATGAAGACTTGACAGCTTATGACATAATTTTGAGGGACAAAGAGGACATTTCCGAGGAAAAG GATCGCATCCAATCTTGGTTGGAGGCTGTTACGACTGGACGTATTTCTTCGTTTTGGGAGAAGGAAACTAAGAGACAGGAGATAGAGCAAGAAAGGAAAGAATACATCTCTCAATTACAAAAACAAGGGGAAACCCATTTGATAGTTTCTGCGCTTATAACAACAGTAACTTTTGCTGCGGGTTTCACCTTGCCCGGTGGTTACAAAGAGGATGATGGCCAGGCAATTTTATCAAAGAAAGCAGCCTTTAGAGCATTTGTTGTGACGGATACCATAGCCATGGTATCTTCACTATGCGCCGTATTTCTTCACTTTTTGATGACCCTGCACAAACGTGGGAAGTTCCTTGAAAAACATTTACTTTGGGCCTTTAGTTTGACCATGGTTGGGATGGGAGCAATGGCCATCGCTTTCGCAACCGGCTTGTACGCTGTTTTACCGCATTCCTCGGGCCTTTCAGTTCTCACTTGCATCCTCTGCTCTTGCTTTTTCCTCTCCATTGCAGTTGAATATTGTAAATTTTGGAGAGGTACGATTTCGGAATGGATGTTTGGATGA
- the LOC100258983 gene encoding protein ACCELERATED CELL DEATH 6 isoform X1, with product MVISIQPTIPFFEGKGYDTWSIKMRTLFISEDLWELVDKGYVEEEIPRDAMRDVRKNDAKALFFIQQAITESIFPQISKATKSKEAWDTLQTKYQSTSLVAAQDGDGSQTDIPVMDDSVYEAAAKGDIDVLKKIPESEFHAQLSPKHNTILHIASEFGKIECVNWILDLPSSSSLLQRPNLNEDTPLHLAARQGHLEVVEALINAAREPTLDIETGPGPHKVMLRMKNKGKDTALHEAVRYRNYGVVMLLIEEDPDFTYGANDSGITPLYMAVEGGFTAAVKLIIEKSSTSPSYNGLMGRTALHAAVICNDIEMTKTILEWKPDLTKEVDKNGWSPLHYAAERGCDPEIVRLLLEKSEKSVAYLRSKDGKKTALHIASFHHHTKIVEKILSHSPGCREQVDDKGNNIFHFAMMKEGDDDFNPSSYFFNYWLRSRGLVNEKNAQGNTPIHLLSLNQILDFRFVWNYKVDKKAYNNEDLTAYDIILRDKEDISEEKDRIQSWLEAVTTGRISSFWEKETKRQEIEQERKEYISQLQKQGETHLIVSALITTVTFAAGFTLPGGYKEDDGQAILSKKAAFRAFVVTDTIAMVSSLCAVFLHFLMTLHKRGKFLEKHLLWAFSLTMVGMGAMAIAFATGLYAVLPHSSGLSVLTCILCSCFFLSIAVEYCKFWRGTISEWMFG from the exons ATGGTTATCTCAATCCAACCTACCATCCCATTTTTTGAAGGAAAGGGATATGATACTTGGAGCATAAAGATGAGGACTCTTTTTATCTCCGAAGATCTGTGGGAGCTTGTGGATAAGGGTTATGTAGAAGAGGAAATTCCAAGAGATGCTATGAGAGATGTACGAAAGAATGATGCCAAGGCAttgttttttattcaacaaGCAATCACAGAGagtatttttcctcaaatttcaaaGGCAACGAAGTCTAAGGAAGCATGGGACACTTtgcaaacaaaatatcaaagcaCAAGCCTG GTTGCAGCTCAAGATGGAGATGGCAGCCAAACTGACATCCCAGTCATGGATGACTCTGTGTATGAGGCAGCAGCGAAGGGCGACATTGACGTTCTGAAGAAAATTCCAGAGTCCGAATTTCATGCCCAATTAAGCCCAAAGCATAACACAATACTCCATATTGCAAGTGAATTCGGTAAAATAGAGTGTGTGAATTGGATCCTTGATTTGCCTTCATCTTCATCTCTACTGCAACGCCCTAATTTGAATGAGGACACTCCCCTTCACCTTGCAGCAAGGCAAGGGCATTTGGAGGTCGTGGAAGCTCTTATAAATGCTGCAAGAGAACCTACCCTAGATATTGAAACTGGGCCTGGACCACATAAGGTTATGCTGAGGATGAAAAATAAGGGGAAAGACACAGCCTTGCATGAGGCAGTGCGATATAGGAATTATGGGGTGGTGATGTTATTGATTGAGGAAGACCCCGATTTTACCTATGGTGCTAATGATTCAGGTATCACTCCTCTTTACATGGCTGTGGAGGGAGGATTTACAGCCGCGGTGAAACTAATCATTGAGAAAAGTAGTACTTCGCCTTCTTACAATGGCTTAATGGGTAGAACTGCCTTGCACGCTGCTGTAATATGCAATGACATAG AAATGACAAAGACAATACTGGAATGGAAGCCAGATCTCACCAAAGAAGTAGATAAGAATGGATGGTCTCCACTTCACTATGCTGCAGAGAGAGGTTGTGATCCAGAAATAGTGAGGCTATTGCTAGAAAAATCAGAAAAGAGTGTAGCCTACCTTAGGAGCAAAGATGGGAAGAAGACTGCCCTTCATATTGCATCTTTCCACCATCATACAAAAATAGTAGAGAAGATCCTATCTCACTCTCCTGGTTGTCGGGAGCAGGTTGATGATAAGGGCAATAATATTTTTCACTTTGCCATGATGAAAGAGGGAGACGATGATTTTAACCCTAGTAGTTACTTCTTCAATTATTGGTTAAGGTCGAGAGGACttgtaaatgagaaaaatgCTCAAGGAAACACACCCATCCACCTGCTCtctcttaatcaaattttagATTTTCGGTTTGTATGGAATTATAAAGTGGATAAGAAGGCGTACAACAATGAAGACTTGACAGCTTATGACATAATTTTGAGGGACAAAGAGGACATTTCCGAGGAAAAG GATCGCATCCAATCTTGGTTGGAGGCTGTTACGACTGGACGTATTTCTTCGTTTTGGGAGAAGGAAACTAAGAGACAGGAGATAGAGCAAGAAAGGAAAGAATACATCTCTCAATTACAAAAACAAGGGGAAACCCATTTGATAGTTTCTGCGCTTATAACAACAGTAACTTTTGCTGCGGGTTTCACCTTGCCCGGTGGTTACAAAGAGGATGATGGCCAGGCAATTTTATCAAAGAAAGCAGCCTTTAGAGCATTTGTTGTGACGGATACCATAGCCATGGTATCTTCACTATGCGCCGTATTTCTTCACTTTTTGATGACCCTGCACAAACGTGGGAAGTTCCTTGAAAAACATTTACTTTGGGCCTTTAGTTTGACCATGGTTGGGATGGGAGCAATGGCCATCGCTTTCGCAACCGGCTTGTACGCTGTTTTACCGCATTCCTCGGGCCTTTCAGTTCTCACTTGCATCCTCTGCTCTTGCTTTTTCCTCTCCATTGCAGTTGAATATTGTAAATTTTGGAGAGGTACGATTTCGGAATGGATGTTTGGATGA